The Deltaproteobacteria bacterium genome contains a region encoding:
- a CDS encoding glycoside hydrolase family 3 C-terminal domain-containing protein: protein MAESPARYRDATQPLDARVRDLLSRMTLEEKLAQIGGVWSTSLLDDGVFSEARAREKLVHGTGHLTRIGGATVLGPSESAALVNRIQTFLLEHTRLGIPAIIHEESCAGYTARGATCFPQAIGLASTWEPALIESMTGVIRAQMRAVGAHHSLAPVLDVARDPRWGRTEETFGEDPYLIAQMGIAYVRGLQGDDLSRGIVATAKHFLGYGASEGGMNWAPAHIAKRELLEVYLAPFAAVIKEAKVASIMNAYNEIDGVPLGSSKELLGDLLRGALGFDGVIVSDYFTVATLHQYHRIARDEGEAARFALEAGIDVELPALHCYGAPLRAAIEAGRVDVGLVDTSVRRVLRMKFQLGLFERPYVDAGAAAAVFDTSAQRALAREIAQKSIVLLKNDGNLLPLRKDLRSIAVIGPSADSVRLLQGDYHYPAHLEMMFGAIEEGDMSPRPAGSVNLAQHCVPMVTVLDGIKAVVSPRTTVHSALGCDIIGVSTDGFAAAVDAARKAEVAVVVVGEKSGLVDGCTSGESIDRADLGLTGVQQQLVEAVVATGTPVVVVLINGRPLALQWIAEHVPAIVEAWVPGEEGGSAVADVLFGDINPGGKLPISLPRSVGQVPVYYNHKPSGGRSHWKGDYVGLSAKPLFPFGHGLSFTEFKYGSLEVRPERVTAGDTLRIRVDVANAGERVGEEVVQLYTHDVVASVTRPVKELKGFVRVALQPGEQKTVSFELAVSQLAFVDRQMNFVVEPGAIEIMVGSSSDDIRQTATVEIVGDLAVIGTARVFSTPVTVRSRR, encoded by the coding sequence ATGGCGGAATCACCAGCGCGCTATCGCGACGCAACCCAACCCCTCGACGCGCGGGTACGTGATCTACTGTCACGCATGACGCTGGAGGAGAAGCTGGCGCAGATCGGCGGCGTGTGGTCGACCAGCTTGCTCGACGATGGCGTCTTCTCCGAAGCGCGGGCCCGCGAGAAGCTCGTGCACGGCACCGGGCATCTTACCCGCATCGGCGGTGCCACCGTGCTTGGCCCCAGTGAAAGTGCCGCGCTGGTCAATCGCATCCAGACATTTCTGCTTGAGCACACCCGGCTCGGGATTCCGGCGATCATCCACGAAGAGAGCTGCGCCGGCTACACCGCCCGCGGCGCAACTTGTTTCCCGCAAGCAATCGGACTCGCCAGCACGTGGGAACCGGCGTTGATCGAATCCATGACCGGCGTGATCCGCGCCCAGATGCGCGCGGTCGGTGCGCACCATTCGCTCGCTCCCGTCCTCGATGTCGCGCGTGATCCGCGCTGGGGGCGCACGGAGGAAACCTTCGGCGAAGATCCATATCTCATTGCACAGATGGGCATCGCCTACGTGCGCGGCTTGCAGGGCGACGACCTGTCGCGGGGCATCGTTGCCACCGCCAAACATTTTCTCGGCTACGGCGCGTCCGAAGGCGGCATGAACTGGGCGCCGGCACACATCGCGAAGCGCGAGTTGCTCGAAGTCTACCTCGCGCCATTTGCGGCAGTGATCAAAGAAGCGAAGGTCGCCTCGATCATGAACGCCTACAACGAGATCGACGGCGTACCACTGGGGTCATCCAAGGAGCTGCTCGGTGATCTCCTCCGTGGCGCGCTCGGATTCGACGGCGTGATCGTCTCCGACTACTTCACCGTGGCGACGTTACACCAGTACCATCGCATCGCACGCGATGAGGGCGAGGCCGCCCGTTTCGCACTCGAGGCCGGCATCGATGTCGAGTTGCCCGCGCTGCACTGCTACGGCGCGCCTCTGCGCGCCGCGATCGAAGCCGGACGCGTCGATGTCGGCTTGGTCGACACGTCAGTCCGCCGCGTGCTGCGGATGAAATTCCAACTCGGTCTGTTCGAACGTCCCTACGTCGATGCAGGCGCGGCGGCCGCGGTGTTCGACACATCCGCACAGCGCGCGCTGGCGCGCGAGATCGCGCAGAAGTCGATCGTGCTGCTGAAGAACGACGGCAACCTGCTGCCGCTGCGCAAAGACCTGCGGTCGATCGCCGTGATCGGCCCGAGCGCCGACAGCGTTCGCCTTCTGCAGGGCGACTATCACTACCCGGCGCACCTCGAGATGATGTTCGGTGCGATCGAGGAAGGCGACATGTCGCCGCGGCCGGCGGGTTCGGTGAACCTAGCGCAGCACTGCGTGCCGATGGTCACGGTGCTCGACGGAATCAAAGCGGTCGTCTCGCCGCGCACGACCGTTCATAGCGCGCTAGGTTGCGACATCATTGGAGTCAGTACCGACGGCTTTGCCGCCGCGGTCGACGCGGCCCGCAAGGCCGAGGTGGCGGTGGTGGTGGTTGGCGAGAAATCCGGATTGGTCGATGGCTGCACAAGCGGTGAGTCGATCGATCGCGCCGATCTCGGCCTCACCGGTGTGCAGCAGCAGTTGGTCGAAGCCGTCGTCGCCACCGGTACGCCGGTCGTCGTGGTACTCATCAACGGAAGGCCGCTCGCGCTCCAATGGATCGCCGAGCACGTGCCCGCGATTGTCGAAGCGTGGGTGCCGGGAGAGGAAGGTGGCAGCGCCGTCGCCGACGTCTTGTTCGGCGACATCAATCCAGGTGGCAAGCTGCCGATCTCGCTACCGCGCTCGGTGGGTCAGGTGCCGGTCTACTACAACCACAAGCCGTCCGGCGGCCGGTCGCATTGGAAGGGCGACTACGTCGGGCTGAGCGCCAAGCCGCTGTTCCCGTTCGGACACGGGTTGAGTTTTACGGAGTTCAAATACGGCTCGCTGGAGGTTAGGCCCGAGAGAGTGACCGCCGGCGATACGCTGCGCATTCGCGTCGATGTGGCCAATGCCGGTGAGCGCGTGGGGGAGGAGGTCGTGCAACTCTACACGCACGACGTGGTCGCGAGCGTCACGCGTCCGGTGAAGGAGTTGAAAGGGTTCGTGCGCGTGGCGCTACAACCGGGTGAGCAGAAAACCGTGAGCTTCGAACTCGCCGTGAGTCAGCTCGCCTTCGTCGATCGCCAGATGAATTTCGTCGTCGAACCTGGCGCGATCGAGATCATGGTCGGCAGTTCGTCGGACGACATTCGGCAAACCGCGACGGTCGAGATCGTCGGCGACCTCGCCGTTATCGGGACCGCGCGCGTATTCTCGACCCCGGTCACCGTGCGGTCGCGCAGATAG
- a CDS encoding DNRLRE domain-containing protein: MRRATIMVGFAVATMMWIDSAFAGVTTMTPSKDNTLYESATGALSNGAGQFLFVGRTNQKNGSIRRALIAFDVASTLPAGAKIRSAQLTLTMSQTIAGSESVVLRRASADWGEGTSDAQIMGGGGGTAATTGDATWLHRFFSTDLWTNAGGDFVASVSASISISGNGDYTWGSTPAMVADVQGWLDDPTNNFGWLLQGDEQSAGTAKRFNTRENLDTTSVPELTIEFDPPRPAAPTLSSVSLLVLAALLTLIAARRLHLT; this comes from the coding sequence ATGCGGCGCGCGACGATCATGGTTGGGTTTGCGGTGGCAACGATGATGTGGATCGACTCCGCGTTCGCCGGAGTCACGACGATGACTCCGAGCAAGGACAACACGCTCTACGAGAGCGCGACGGGCGCACTCAGCAACGGCGCCGGGCAGTTCTTGTTCGTCGGCCGCACCAATCAAAAGAACGGCTCGATCCGGCGCGCGCTGATCGCCTTCGACGTGGCGAGCACGCTGCCGGCCGGAGCCAAGATTCGCAGCGCGCAGTTGACGCTCACGATGTCGCAGACGATCGCCGGGTCGGAGTCAGTCGTTCTGCGCCGGGCCAGCGCCGATTGGGGTGAAGGCACGTCCGACGCCCAGATCATGGGTGGCGGCGGCGGCACGGCGGCGACCACCGGCGATGCCACATGGCTGCACCGCTTCTTCAGCACGGACTTATGGACCAATGCCGGCGGCGACTTCGTCGCGAGCGTCAGCGCCTCGATCTCGATCAGCGGCAACGGCGACTATACGTGGGGTTCCACTCCGGCAATGGTCGCCGACGTCCAAGGTTGGCTCGACGACCCGACGAACAATTTCGGTTGGCTCCTGCAGGGCGACGAGCAAAGCGCCGGAACCGCGAAGCGATTCAACACGCGCGAAAACCTCGACACGACATCGGTCCCCGAGCTGACGATTGAATTCGACCCACCTCGTCCGGCGGCGCCAACGCTCTCCAGCGTGTCACTGCTCGTCTTGGCGGCCTTGCTGACGTTGATCGCCGCGCGCCGCCTGCATCTCACCTGA
- the gloB gene encoding hydroxyacylglutathione hydrolase, protein MKVIPIAQLMDNYAYLVIDEGTKSAGVVDCAEAEPVLSVVAREGVALTAILPTHHHLDHVGGNEDLLRAKPGLTVYGVDQRIPGLTDRVEDLSTVRVGNLSARVLFIPAHTTGHIAYYFDRDRAVFTGDTLFAGGCGRLFEGDAAMMIGSLSKLMALPDDTQVYFGHEYTEKNLRFALSLEPKNVDLRKKYDWVTEQAKRNQPTTPTSIGSEKETNPFFRWRSPELRASIEQNYPGVAMDDVSVFAKTRALKDVF, encoded by the coding sequence ATGAAGGTCATCCCCATTGCGCAACTGATGGACAACTACGCCTATCTCGTCATCGACGAGGGCACCAAGTCGGCTGGCGTCGTCGACTGCGCCGAAGCGGAGCCGGTGCTGAGCGTGGTCGCGCGCGAGGGCGTCGCGCTCACCGCGATCTTGCCGACGCACCATCACCTCGACCATGTCGGCGGCAACGAGGATTTGTTGCGCGCGAAGCCTGGACTCACGGTGTACGGCGTCGATCAACGCATTCCCGGCCTCACCGATCGCGTTGAAGACCTCTCGACGGTGCGCGTCGGCAACTTGAGCGCCCGGGTGTTGTTCATTCCGGCGCACACCACCGGCCACATCGCCTACTACTTCGACCGTGATCGAGCGGTCTTCACCGGCGACACGTTATTCGCGGGCGGCTGCGGCCGCTTGTTCGAAGGCGATGCGGCGATGATGATCGGATCGCTATCCAAATTGATGGCGCTGCCGGACGACACGCAGGTGTACTTCGGCCACGAATACACCGAGAAGAATCTGCGCTTCGCGCTCTCGTTGGAACCGAAGAACGTCGATTTGCGCAAGAAGTACGACTGGGTGACCGAGCAAGCCAAGCGCAATCAGCCGACGACGCCAACCAGCATCGGCTCGGAGAAGGAGACCAATCCGTTCTTCCGCTGGCGCAGCCCCGAGCTGCGCGCGAGCATCGAGCAGAACTATCCCGGTGTGGCGATGGACGACGTCAGCGTGTTCGCCAAGACGCGCGCCTTGAAGGATGTGTTCTAG